The Xanthomonas sp. DAR 80977 nucleotide sequence TACGTGGACCAGAGCCGCGACAAGCTGGAGGGCAACCACAACGTGTTCCAGGAAGTCTCCGGCGGCCTGGACATCCTCAACATCAACGGCGTGGAGATCCAGTCGCGCGCCTACATCGGCCGCTTCAACTTCAAGGGCCAGGACCAGCAGAAGCTGGTCGGCACCCTGTCCGGCGGCGAACGCGGCCGCCTGCACATGGCCAAGACCCTGCTGCAGGGCGGCAATGTGCTGCTGCTCGACGAACCGTCCAACGACCTGGACATCGAGACGCTGCGCGCGCTGGAAGACGCGCTGCTGGAGTTCCCCGGCAACACCTTCGTGATCTCGCACGACCGCTGGTTCCTGGATCGCATCGCGACCCACATCCTGGCGTTCGAAGGCGACTCGCACGTGGAGTTCTTCCAGGGCAACTACCGCGAGTACGAGGCCGACAAGCGCCGCCGCATGGGCGACGACGCCGGTCCGAAGCGGCTGCGCTTCAAGGCGCTGAAGTAGGCTGACAGCAAAGCTGCCCACCGCTTCCGGATCGGGCGTGAAAGCAAAGGGGTGGGCACCTGCTGTGCCCACCCTGCGTCGACTGTCCGGGCCAGGTCCGTCGCGGCCGCGACGCGATCACGGCAATCCCAAGTCGCGCTTGAGTGCGCCCGATGGGGGTGGGCCGGCAACATGGACGACGCGGCCCGCCGCATCGGTCTGCAGCCATGTCGGCGCGCCCTGGCTATCGCTCCCCGACCAATGGGAAATGCCGATCAGACGCACCCTGCCCGCGTTGGCCTGGGGATTGATCCCGATCCGGGGATTGGCCTTGACCGTGTACTTCGTGACGGGCGCGCGCGTTGCGCAAGCGTTGTACTGCGCAACGTTGCCGGGAGCGCAGTGCGTGCCGCTCTGGCGCGTATTGCAGGTCCCGTTGGAGCAGGACGTCTCGTAGGTAGGCGCCTGTGTGGCACAGCTTGTGTAAACCATCACTGTGCCGGGGATGCAGGTCATCTCGGCCGTGGCTTCGGCCTGGCCAGCCACCGAGAAATCGCTGTCGGCCGGATCGCCGATCGTGGCCTCGACGATCGTCCCATCGATTCCTTCGCCGGCGAGCCGCTCCTCCAGCAAGGTGTCGTAGCCTCCTCCCGAACTCATCCACATCGCGCGCACCAGCGATCCCTTGCCGTCAACGACGAATGGTTCGAGGTTCCATACCTTGAGGGGCAGATGGACGTAGGTGCGCCCACCGATCTCGCGCAGGCTGGCGGCCCCGGACGCCCGCGAGACCTTGCTGTTCGCCTCCCCCACCCGTACGACTTCCGCGATCGCCGGCATCAGCCTGGACTGCAATTGCTGCACCCGCGCAGTCTGCGCAGGCGCGCGGACCGCGCCCTTCTCCGCCTTCAGACTTGCCTTGACATGACTCAGCCCGGGTGAAACTTCCAGCGTGGCGCCCTCATGGCCAGCGAGCTCGAAACCAAGCCGCAGCACGGAACGGTCGCTGTGGAAATCGGCCTGCCAGTCGCATGGGGTGGCCGCGCACACCTGCTTGCGGCCGCTTCCTTGCAACAGGAAGACCTGCGCACCGACCGGAGCGGATTCGAGCCTGATCGACTTGGCCAGCTGCGCGTCTGCCGCTCCCGCCGCCAGTGCCCCGCAGATCGACAGGAAGACCCCGCTCAACTGGAACCTGGACACGACGCCCCCCCGCCGTCCAGGCCCGTGGACAGTCCCATCACCATGGTCATAGCAATCCCGCAGCCAGCAGGTTGTTGCGCATGAACACCTGCAGTTGCCCCATCTCCAATGCCGCCGTCCACGTGCTCTGCGCCCAACGCGTATGCGTGATCCGCTCGCAGGCACTACGGATCGGCGCTAACGCGATTTCGGTCATACCAAACGAAAGGACGCCCAACAGCGCCCTGTTGCCGCCCTCCACGCTGTTCTGGCATTCCGCCTGCACTTTGGCAACGACCCGCACCTGACTGCGCTTGGCATCCAGCTCCTTCACCGAGATGACGTAGAAGAAACGATGCGGCGATGGCTGGTCGTAAGCGGAAATGCCCGGCAGCAGCATGGCATCGCGGGTGGCGAAGATCAGCCCGTTCTTCTTGTCGACCTGCTCGACATTGAGCTGGGCCTGGCTCGCCGAGACGCTGGCAACACGGAAGACATCCTCGAATCCAGCCTCATAGACCGCGACCTTCATCGCCTCCGCCGGCACTTCATTGCCCGACACCGCTTGCGACAGGTCGGGAAACGCCTCACGGGCGCTGCTCTGCAAGGGCCGGTTCGGCGTTGACGCGCAACCGGAAAGCGCGAGCATGATCGCCAGTCCGCACGCGATCGCGACGTGCGGACGATTCGGCTTGAATCGGCTGTTCCTGTATTTCATGTGTACTCCTAGGTTGTCCAGTCAACGAAATCACGGTTGGCCAAGCTGCACGGCTGAGGACTGCCACCGGCGGCGGCCAGTCCCTGCAGCCTCATCTGCGGGAGCGACCTCGGCCTGCCAGCGCCGGGCTGGATGCGGCCGTCCGGTGGAAACTGTTCATGGTTTGCTTGCTCCGCTGACGGGCCGGCCGGAACGGGGCCCTGTACCTAGACATCCGCAAAACAGGGCCATGAACTGCCAGGCAGGCCTGCCATGCCGGCACTTCCGCCAAAAGGAATGTGAATGTTGCTGGTGCGGCTCGCGCCGGGGTCAGCGGCGGATCGCGACCGCCGTGTCGTCGAGCGCCGCGACCAGCAGCAGGCGCGCGCGTCCGGCGAGGTCTTCGCGCCGCAGTTCAACGGCCGCCAGATGGCGTGCCTCGGCACACTCCGTCGGGGCGGCGGGCGCAGTGGCGCATGTGGCCCGCACATACGGGGCCAGGGCCTGACCGTAATAGAGCGGGTGATGGCGGGCCTTGGCCTGGATTTCGTCCAGTGCGGCACGCGCGGCTTCACGCGCCTGATCGACCCGGCCCAGCTGCAGCAACGCGTTGCTGCGGGGAGCGGCAATCACTGCCGGCAAGGGGTTGTCGGCAGGCAGGCCGGCGCGATAGATCGCCACCGCGCGGTCGTAATGCGCCAGTGCGGAGGCGCCGTCGCCGACGGCGACTTCGGTGGCCGCCAGGCGACTCAGGCCACGGGCGACGTACAACGAATCGGCCCCGAGCAACCGTTCCATCGTTGCCTGCGCCTGCCGTTGCAGCGGCAGCGCGTCGTGTGGCTGGCCACGTTCGCGCAGGGTATCGGCGTAGAAGAGCAGGTTGGCCATCGCGAAGGCCGAATCGGCGCCGAACATCGCCGCGTAGATCGCCCGGCTGCGCTGAAAGTCTCTGGCGGCCTCCCGGTAGCGGCCCATGTCGTACTCGGCCATGCCCTGCGAGCACAATGCATACGCCATCTGCGCGCTGCCTTCCCCAAGAACGGGCCGGATCTGTTCGATCAGTTCGCCGAACTGCCGCAGCGCGCGTGGATGATCTCCGGACTGGCTCAGGGCCTCGGCCAGGCTCTGCTGGGTCAACAGCATTTCCTCGGTCGGCCTGCCGTAGATCCGGCGCTGCTGCGCCAGGATCTGCTCGAGCAGCGGCACCGCCCTGGCGCCGGCGCCGGACCGGCTGTAGCTCATTGCCAACAGGCTGCCCACCTGCAGGGTCTGTGCGTCGTCCGGGCCCAGGCGCTGCCGCTTCAGCTCCAGCAACCTGCTGAACCCCGCTATCGCTGCCTGGAAGTGCCCCAGGCGGAACTGCAGGTCGGCACGGCGGAACAACGGCCGTTCGCAGATGGGATGGTCATGCACGCGGCGATCGCAGATGGACTGGGCCTCGTCGGTCAGCGCCGACGCCCGCGCCGTGTCGTCGCGCTCCATCTGCAGCAATGCCAGATGGTCCAACGCCATCACCAGTTGCGGCGTGTCGGCGGCGTGGCGGCGCAGGATCACGGTGGCGCGCTCGGCCAGTGCCAACGCTTCGGCCCTGTCTTTCGCCGTGTTCTTCTGCCGTAGCGCAAACGACATGGTCTGCATCGCCTCTGCGGTTTCCGGCGCGTCGTCGCCGAAACCGGCGCGTCGACGCGCCAGAGCGCTCCGGGCCAGTTCGGCGGACTGGGGATAGTCGCCGCCATAAGCGGCCACATCGGCCAGGGTGTTTTCCACCCGCGCCAGCGCGGCATCGCGTCCGGCCAGATCCTTGCGCGCGCGCTCGGCCACCCGCCGCACCAGAGCGCCGACGTCGCGCTTCTGCGCCGGCGCGTTGGCGGGCACCACCAGCAGCTCCAGCAGGCTGTCCACGTAGGTGAGCTGGGCCTCGGACTCGGCAGCGGCCGCGCGCGCGCGTCGCGCTTCTTCCCGCGCCCAGTGCGCCTGCCACCCGGCCACGGCGACTCCGCCCAGCAAGGCCATCGCCAGCGCCGCGCACGCGGCAGCGCCCCAGCGATTGCGGGACAGGAAACGACGCAGCCGATAGCCGAGGCTGGGCGCACGCGCCTGTATCGGCCGTCTGGCCTGCCAGTGGCGCAGGTCCGTGGCCAGGGCTTCGACGCTGGAGTAGCGGCGTTCCGGCTCCGGCGCCAGCGCCTTCATCACGATCAGATCCAGGTCCCCACGCAATTGCCGCGCCCAGCGGCGCGGCGCGGCGTCGACGGTGGCACACGCGGCGACTCGCGACGGGGGCGCCAACGGGCCCGGGCTCGGCCGCCCCGGCGGCCGGCCGCCGAGCAGACGGTACAGCAGCGTGCCCAGCCCATAGACATCCATCGCGGTGGTCGGCGTGGCACCAGCGAACTGCTCGGGCGCGGCATATTCGGGGGTCAACGCGTGCAGGCCGGTAGTGGTGCGTTCGTTGTGCTCGGCATCGACCAGGGCGCCGATGCCGAAATCCAGCAAGCGGGCGTGGCCGTCGGCGTCCACCAACACGTTCGACGGCTTGATATCGCGATGGATCACCAGATTGCGGTGTGCGCAAGCCAGCGCCTCGGCCACCTGCAGGACCAGGCCGACACGTGCGTCGAGGTCGGCGTCATGGCGCTCGCACCAATCGTCGATGCGCTCGCCTTCGACCAGCGCCATGGCCAGCCACGGAGTGCCGTCGGCGGCCACGCCGGCGTCGTACAGCGGGGCGATGTAGGGGTGGCGCAGGCGTGCCAGCAAGCGCTGCTCGCGCAGGAAACGCTCACGCCCGCCCTGCGCCAGGGCGCCGAGGGTCAACAGCTTGACCGCGGCCTGCTGGTCCAGTGGCGGTTCGCACGAGACCGCACGATAGACCACCGCCATGCCGCCTTGGCCGATCGGTTCGAGCAGACGCCAGCGGCCCAGCCGGTGCCCGCCGAGATCCGCAGCAGGTCCGGCGGCGGCTTCGGCCGCCGTGACCCAGTCGTGCAGCGGACCGGTATCAAGCGGACCGCCGGTTTCCTCGTGCGCGGCCAGCAGGCGTGTCACGCATTCGCGCAGCGCCGGCGCCAGCGGGAGTTGCCGCAACCGCGGCAAGCGTTCCAGCGCGGGCAGATCGAGCAATTCGTCGAGAATCCGATCGGCCTCGTGCCAGATCTCCTTCTCGCCGGCGTCCATGCGTCACGGCTCGCGCAATTGCGCGTGCAGGAACGCGCGCGCGCGTTCCCACTCGCGGTAGACCGTGCGCAACGAACAATCCAGCAGCTCGGCGATTTCGGCGAACTCGAGCCCGGCGAAAAAATGCAGTTCGACCACTTCGCGCCGCTGCGGATTGATTTCGCCCAGCGCCTCCAGCATTTCGTTCAATTCCAGCACCCGCGGCTCCGGACCGTCGTCGGCAGCCAACGAGACGGTGAGCGTGACCGCCACCTGCCCGCCGCCACGCTTCTCGCTGGCGCGACGCCGGGCATGGTCGATGACGATCCAGCGCATCGCCTTGGCCGCGGCGACGAAAAAGTGCCGGCGATTGACGGTGGACAGCGGCTCGCCGGTGGTCGCGCGCAGGTACAGTTCGTGGACCAGCACCGTCGGGCTGAGCGTGCGCTCGCCGGCCCCCAGCCGCGTGGCGGCCAGCCGGTGCAGTTCCGGATACAACAATTCGAAGACCGCCGAGAGCCGCTCCGGCGCACCCGCACGCGCCTGCACCAGCAGGTGGGTGATCTCGTGTTCCATCGGCTTCCCCGGACCATGCCCGAACTCGCGGATAGGGTAGCGCACGGAACCTCCACCGGTGCTCCCGGCGTTGGCCGCTGGCTCGGCATGGGAGGCAGCCCATTGGAACACTGCCCGCCTCTGCAGAGACACCGAACTATCCACTCGTGTCGACCTCTTCGCGAATCGACGCGCCCGGCGCCTGTTGCCGGTGTCGCTCACCCTTGCATCCGCACGCTCCGGCTTGCGCGTCGTTCGGCCGACTCGACGTGATGGTCAACAATGCCGGCCTCGGCCCGAACACGCCGCTGGAGAACGTCACCCCGAAGCTCCATCGCACCCGCGCGACACGCTCGTTGGTGGCGATGCTGTAGAACTGCGGCCTGGATCTCGCCACGCGCGGACGCAATGAACAACGATCGCTTTGGCTCCCGTCCCGTCTCGTCCGGCCGGCGCGACCTGCTGCGGCTGGCGGTGCTGGCGCCGGCGGCGTTCGGCTTGGGTATGCTGCCGGGCTGTTCGACTCCACCGCGTTTCGATGGCGGCTTCATCCAGCCGTGGCGCAGCCACCTGGAGCTGAGCGCGCAGGACTGGCAGCGGCACATGGCGCTCGCCCAGCGCATGGGCTGCCGGCAGATCGTGCTGCAGTGGGCCGGGCTGTACGGCGGCGGCGATGAGGCGGACTGGACCGTGCCCGACGGCGTGATGCAGCGGATCTTCTCCAGCGCCGCCGGCGCGGGCCTGCAGGTGCGCGTCGGCCTGCCCTACCACAGCGGCTGGTGGCGGGCGCTGCAGGCGCCGGACCCGGCCGCGCTGGATGCCTTCCTGGCGCTGGCCCTGGACAACGCGCGCAGCTACCTGCAGACCGCGCCGTGGGCCAGGCAGGACAACTTCGCCGGCTGGTACCTGCCGTACGAGCTGGAACAGTTCCACTGGGCGCAGGACGATCGGCAGCGTCGTCTGTGCGCCTGGCTCGGTGCGCTGTGCGCTGCGGCCAAGGCCGGCACTGGGCAGGTCACTGCGATCTCAACGTATTTCAGCCGGTTGCCGACCACCGGTTCGCTGGCGCAGCTGTGGACCCGCATCCTCGACCAGGTGCCGCTGCGGCCGATGGTGCAGGACGGCGTCGGCGTGGCCGGGCTGGACAACCTGGACGGGGTGAATCCATTGCTGGCGCTGCTGCGCGCGCGCCAGGTCGATTTCGACGTGGTGGTCGAACTGTTCGAGCAATTGCCCGGCACGGCCGCCGATGGCAGCGACTTCCAGGCGCAGACCGCCGATGCCGCGCGCATCGCCAAGCAGCTGGCGTGGGCGCGGCGCAGCGGCGCCGCCGGCATCTACGCGTTCGCGCTGGATCCGTGGCTGTCGCAGGACACCCCGCGCGCGCAGGCGCTGCGCCGGCAGTGGCGCAGCGGGCGCGGGTAGGTCCGTCCGGCGCAGGCTGCGGCGCGCACGGGCAGGCCCGAGCGCGGCATCGGGCCGCGGCTGGACACGCCGTTTTCAGTAGGACAGGGTCGCCGTGGCGAACAGCCCCTTGGCGCGCTGGGTATCGCCGCCGCCCAGGGCGTAGCGGTACTGCACGGTCAGGTCCAGGTAGGAGCGCGCCGCGTGGTAATGGTCTTCGCGGAACCAGTAGCGCACGCCGACGCCGGGGCCGGCGCCGAGCGACCAGCTGCGCTCGGTGTCGGACAGAGCGAACGATTGCTCGCCGATCAGCGGGTATTCGATGCCGCTGACCCGCGAGCGCTGGTCGAGCCAGTCCGCGCCCACCACCAGATACGGGGTCAGCACCCAGGGAGCCTGCCCGGCGCCGACGCGGTAGCTGCGGCCGGCGCGCACCTCGGCCGCGGCGAAGGCCTGCTGGCGACGCAGGCGGCCATCGGAATCGGACAGGCGCTGCGCTGGATCGCCGTTGCCGTCCAGGCTGTCCACGCTGAAGCGGGCGCGGTTGTCGTCCCAACTGTAGCCGGCCTGCGCGTAGCCGCTGACGGTCCACCACTGGCGGGTATCGGTGCGCAAGCCGGTCCCATGGTAGAAGCCGTAGGTCAGGTAGGTCATCCAGCCGCCTGCGTCGCTGTCGAGCCGGTAACGGGCCAGCGTGTCGACCTGCAACGGGCGCTCGGATCGGGTCTGGATGCGGCAGCGCACGTCCGCCGCGTCCGCATAGACGCCGCCGCGGCGGCTGCCGCTGCCGAGGAACTGGCGGCGTTCGATGCCCACGCTCAGGCCGGTCTGGGCGAACGCGTAGCGCAGGCCCAGCGAACCGACCGTGGACGGCCAGCCGGCGACCGAACGCGAGCGGCTGAGACGCTCGGCGCGGTCGCGCGC carries:
- a CDS encoding DUF4434 domain-containing protein codes for the protein MNNDRFGSRPVSSGRRDLLRLAVLAPAAFGLGMLPGCSTPPRFDGGFIQPWRSHLELSAQDWQRHMALAQRMGCRQIVLQWAGLYGGGDEADWTVPDGVMQRIFSSAAGAGLQVRVGLPYHSGWWRALQAPDPAALDAFLALALDNARSYLQTAPWARQDNFAGWYLPYELEQFHWAQDDRQRRLCAWLGALCAAAKAGTGQVTAISTYFSRLPTTGSLAQLWTRILDQVPLRPMVQDGVGVAGLDNLDGVNPLLALLRARQVDFDVVVELFEQLPGTAADGSDFQAQTADAARIAKQLAWARRSGAAGIYAFALDPWLSQDTPRAQALRRQWRSGRG
- a CDS encoding protein kinase domain-containing protein is translated as MDAGEKEIWHEADRILDELLDLPALERLPRLRQLPLAPALRECVTRLLAAHEETGGPLDTGPLHDWVTAAEAAAGPAADLGGHRLGRWRLLEPIGQGGMAVVYRAVSCEPPLDQQAAVKLLTLGALAQGGRERFLREQRLLARLRHPYIAPLYDAGVAADGTPWLAMALVEGERIDDWCERHDADLDARVGLVLQVAEALACAHRNLVIHRDIKPSNVLVDADGHARLLDFGIGALVDAEHNERTTTGLHALTPEYAAPEQFAGATPTTAMDVYGLGTLLYRLLGGRPPGRPSPGPLAPPSRVAACATVDAAPRRWARQLRGDLDLIVMKALAPEPERRYSSVEALATDLRHWQARRPIQARAPSLGYRLRRFLSRNRWGAAACAALAMALLGGVAVAGWQAHWAREEARRARAAAAESEAQLTYVDSLLELLVVPANAPAQKRDVGALVRRVAERARKDLAGRDAALARVENTLADVAAYGGDYPQSAELARSALARRRAGFGDDAPETAEAMQTMSFALRQKNTAKDRAEALALAERATVILRRHAADTPQLVMALDHLALLQMERDDTARASALTDEAQSICDRRVHDHPICERPLFRRADLQFRLGHFQAAIAGFSRLLELKRQRLGPDDAQTLQVGSLLAMSYSRSGAGARAVPLLEQILAQQRRIYGRPTEEMLLTQQSLAEALSQSGDHPRALRQFGELIEQIRPVLGEGSAQMAYALCSQGMAEYDMGRYREAARDFQRSRAIYAAMFGADSAFAMANLLFYADTLRERGQPHDALPLQRQAQATMERLLGADSLYVARGLSRLAATEVAVGDGASALAHYDRAVAIYRAGLPADNPLPAVIAAPRSNALLQLGRVDQAREAARAALDEIQAKARHHPLYYGQALAPYVRATCATAPAAPTECAEARHLAAVELRREDLAGRARLLLVAALDDTAVAIRR
- a CDS encoding ECF-type sigma factor — encoded protein: MSDTGNRRRARRFAKRSTRVDSSVSLQRRAVFQWAASHAEPAANAGSTGGGSVRYPIREFGHGPGKPMEHEITHLLVQARAGAPERLSAVFELLYPELHRLAATRLGAGERTLSPTVLVHELYLRATTGEPLSTVNRRHFFVAAAKAMRWIVIDHARRRASEKRGGGQVAVTLTVSLAADDGPEPRVLELNEMLEALGEINPQRREVVELHFFAGLEFAEIAELLDCSLRTVYREWERARAFLHAQLREP